In one window of Desulforhabdus amnigena DNA:
- a CDS encoding DEAD/DEAH box helicase — protein sequence MQKFKDLGLSEKNLRALRAKGFEEPTEIQNMAIPLLLQNEIDIIAQAQTGTGKTAAFALPLIERVKPDSRKTQAIILAPTRELVIQVCEEIISLKGESNLSVAPIYGGQAIELQLKKLRQGVSIIVGTPGRVLDHINRGSLDLDEVQYFILDEADEMLNMGFIEDIEKIFGYTPEYKRVLLLSATMPDRIKKLAEKYMGNYTHLKTRTEPTTDLTDQVYFEVARQDKLEALSRIIDMESDFYGMVFCRTKIEVDELATKLIERNYPADALHGDISQSQREKILGKFRKQQLSILVATDVAARGIDVNNLTHVINYSLPENPEAYIHRIGRTGRAGKQGTAITFITPDEFKRLGFIKRIAKAVIRKEDVPKVSQIVDARKKRITNDILTVAENNEIGEYRQWARELISENPAEDIVAAILKYSFGKTLDASNYRKMTPIKTRKSNVKGKAHVGEQGKTRLFIARGKNTKTTKENLLTFIEKKAGTARSMIENIEIQDTCSFITVPCSEAEFILKKFKKSKAGKESVVKVARPARKSVKK from the coding sequence ATGCAAAAATTTAAAGACTTGGGCCTTTCCGAAAAAAACCTTCGTGCTCTTCGCGCAAAGGGTTTTGAAGAACCGACAGAAATCCAGAACATGGCCATTCCTCTTCTCCTCCAAAACGAGATAGACATCATCGCCCAGGCTCAGACGGGCACGGGCAAAACGGCGGCCTTCGCTCTGCCACTCATTGAAAGAGTAAAACCGGATTCGAGGAAAACGCAGGCGATCATCCTGGCGCCAACCCGCGAACTCGTGATCCAGGTTTGCGAGGAAATCATTTCCTTGAAGGGTGAAAGCAATCTATCCGTGGCGCCCATATATGGCGGTCAAGCCATTGAACTGCAGCTCAAAAAACTGAGGCAGGGGGTCTCTATCATTGTGGGAACTCCCGGCCGGGTCCTCGACCACATCAACCGGGGGAGCCTGGATCTGGATGAAGTTCAGTACTTTATTCTCGATGAGGCGGACGAAATGCTCAATATGGGTTTTATCGAGGATATCGAAAAAATATTCGGATACACTCCAGAATATAAGCGCGTGCTTCTGTTGTCCGCCACCATGCCGGACCGCATCAAAAAGCTCGCCGAAAAATACATGGGAAATTATACCCATCTCAAAACCCGGACAGAGCCGACCACAGACCTTACGGATCAGGTCTACTTTGAAGTGGCTAGACAGGACAAGCTGGAAGCTTTGAGCAGAATCATTGACATGGAAAGCGATTTTTATGGGATGGTTTTCTGCAGAACCAAGATAGAAGTAGACGAACTGGCAACGAAACTGATCGAAAGAAATTATCCCGCCGATGCGCTGCATGGAGATATTTCCCAATCGCAAAGGGAAAAGATCCTTGGCAAGTTCAGAAAGCAGCAACTGTCCATACTTGTAGCAACGGATGTCGCCGCACGCGGTATCGATGTGAACAATCTGACTCATGTCATCAATTATTCTCTTCCGGAAAATCCCGAGGCGTATATTCACCGTATCGGAAGAACGGGCAGAGCCGGCAAGCAGGGAACAGCCATAACCTTTATAACGCCGGATGAATTCAAGAGGCTCGGCTTCATTAAGCGGATCGCCAAGGCTGTCATCCGCAAAGAAGACGTACCGAAAGTGAGCCAGATTGTCGATGCTAGAAAAAAGCGAATCACCAACGATATCCTAACTGTTGCAGAGAACAACGAAATCGGCGAATACAGACAATGGGCAAGGGAGTTGATTTCTGAAAATCCTGCTGAAGATATTGTGGCTGCCATCCTCAAATATTCCTTCGGCAAAACTTTGGATGCGAGCAATTACCGGAAAATGACGCCCATCAAAACCAGGAAGAGTAATGTGAAAGGTAAGGCGCATGTTGGGGAACAGGGCAAAACGCGCCTCTTCATTGCCAGAGGGAAAAACACGAAAACGACAAAAGAAAACCTTCTGACGTTTATCGAGAAAAAGGCCGGAACCGCTCGAAGTATGATTGAAAACATTGAAATACAAGATACCTGTTCTTTTATCACCGTCCCATGTTCTGAAGCTGAGTTCATTCTCAAGAAATTCAAAAAAAGCAAAGCCGGAAAAGAATCCGTTGTAAAAGTAGCAAGACCGGCCAGGAAGAGTGTGAAAAAGTAG
- a CDS encoding sodium:solute symporter family protein has product MSENFYVWSALFIYVVLGVVVAVIAKKNLGHGMNEFFLANRQLGGFVSALTYAATSYSAFMMVGLTGLTYKLGVGALGFELTYLCGLALVVFFGPRFWLVGRRFDYLTHAQLLSDRYESKAVGIVAALLCLIFLIPYAAVQLMGIGYLLSGVSKGAVSVLAGMLIATLLAIIWSNIAGLRSVAWTDAFQSIIMLATSIVALCFLVYKGFGGFRIFFNEMERKIPHLLAGAGLFKFNVFFGLALPWLFFSISNPQVTQRLFVPKSVCAFKQMIGGFLIFGFIYTMVSILWGFGARLLIPGLENPDFATPSLLSLPIIPRMIALFIMVGILSAAITTIDSILLTLSSMFVRDLLKVTFGKNVSEDMEVKIGKLIIPLLAAIFFIFAYWATGQTGLAFMIAPLATASSAGLMMVVPSLVGAFFWKRGTAAGALTSMIFGSVVVWILQSTGRTPLGFWPGVWGMIVCLILYVGISLLTRAPEKKADDFIGYLKKELPKHRFL; this is encoded by the coding sequence GTGAGTGAGAACTTCTATGTATGGTCAGCCCTTTTCATTTACGTTGTGCTGGGAGTTGTCGTCGCGGTCATAGCGAAGAAAAACCTCGGCCATGGAATGAATGAGTTTTTTCTTGCGAATCGTCAACTGGGCGGATTTGTATCCGCCCTGACCTATGCGGCAACCAGTTATAGCGCCTTCATGATGGTGGGGCTTACAGGGTTGACATACAAACTGGGAGTAGGAGCCCTCGGGTTTGAACTCACCTACCTGTGCGGACTCGCATTGGTGGTGTTTTTTGGTCCGCGGTTTTGGCTGGTAGGGCGTAGGTTTGATTATCTGACTCACGCTCAGCTCCTTTCCGACCGTTACGAAAGCAAGGCTGTCGGGATTGTCGCGGCCCTGCTCTGCCTTATCTTTCTCATTCCTTATGCGGCCGTTCAACTGATGGGAATCGGTTATCTCCTCTCGGGGGTTTCCAAGGGAGCCGTCTCCGTTCTGGCAGGAATGCTCATCGCCACCCTCCTGGCCATCATCTGGTCCAATATCGCCGGCTTGCGGTCCGTTGCCTGGACCGATGCTTTTCAGTCGATCATCATGCTCGCAACTTCTATAGTGGCCCTCTGCTTTCTGGTTTACAAGGGATTTGGAGGCTTTCGGATTTTCTTCAACGAAATGGAGAGAAAGATTCCACATTTGCTGGCTGGAGCGGGTCTTTTCAAATTCAATGTATTTTTCGGACTCGCCCTGCCCTGGCTCTTTTTCTCCATCTCCAATCCGCAGGTGACTCAAAGACTCTTTGTGCCAAAATCGGTTTGCGCCTTCAAACAGATGATCGGGGGATTCCTCATTTTCGGGTTTATCTATACAATGGTCTCCATATTGTGGGGCTTTGGCGCAAGACTATTGATCCCCGGACTGGAAAACCCCGACTTCGCCACTCCTTCGCTGCTCTCGCTTCCGATTATTCCACGGATGATAGCTCTGTTCATAATGGTCGGAATATTGTCAGCGGCTATCACGACAATCGACTCCATCCTATTGACGCTCTCTTCCATGTTTGTACGCGACCTTTTGAAGGTTACCTTTGGAAAGAATGTTTCTGAAGATATGGAAGTCAAAATCGGGAAACTGATCATTCCCCTTCTGGCTGCCATATTCTTCATCTTTGCATACTGGGCGACAGGTCAGACCGGCCTTGCTTTTATGATAGCCCCTCTTGCAACGGCGTCTTCGGCAGGCCTTATGATGGTTGTACCCAGCCTGGTCGGCGCCTTTTTCTGGAAGAGGGGCACGGCGGCCGGAGCTTTGACCAGCATGATATTTGGCTCTGTCGTCGTATGGATACTTCAGTCTACCGGTCGTACACCCCTGGGGTTTTGGCCGGGGGTTTGGGGAATGATAGTCTGTTTGATCCTCTATGTCGGTATCAGCCTCTTGACGAGAGCTCCAGAAAAAAAAGCGGATGATTTCATCGGCTACCTGAAAAAAGAACTTCCAAAACACAGATTTCTTTAG
- a CDS encoding cytidylate kinase-like family protein codes for MAIITLSRDSYSRGKEVAEKVAKELGYDCISREILLEASEIFNIPQIKLYRAIHDAPSILDRLTNGKQRYIAYIRATLLDYLRKDNVVYHGLAGHFFVREIPHALRVRIIANMDERVRVEMERENISKKEAMELLKSDDEQRRKWSKSLYGLDTSDPSLYDLIIHLKKISVDEAVETICYAARQKCFETTPQSQKAMDDLALAAEVNAAIIEMAPHARLFAEDGNVTVTVKSQLEDTVLTSQIMTAAKNIKGVKTVKVEMEPFSLYAS; via the coding sequence ATGGCTATCATTACCCTCTCAAGAGATTCCTACAGCAGGGGAAAAGAGGTTGCCGAGAAGGTAGCCAAGGAACTTGGATATGACTGCATATCGAGGGAAATCCTTCTGGAGGCTTCTGAAATATTCAACATCCCCCAGATCAAGCTCTATCGCGCGATCCACGATGCTCCATCGATCCTGGACCGCCTGACAAACGGCAAACAACGTTACATCGCCTACATAAGAGCCACTCTCCTCGACTACCTGCGCAAGGACAATGTGGTGTACCACGGCCTGGCAGGTCACTTTTTTGTCCGGGAAATTCCTCATGCCCTGAGAGTCCGGATCATCGCCAATATGGATGAACGCGTCCGGGTCGAAATGGAGCGGGAGAATATTTCCAAGAAGGAGGCAATGGAACTCCTCAAAAGCGACGATGAACAGCGAAGGAAATGGAGCAAATCCCTCTATGGGCTGGATACATCGGATCCGTCCCTCTATGATCTCATCATCCATTTAAAGAAAATATCCGTCGATGAAGCGGTCGAAACCATTTGCTATGCTGCGCGGCAAAAGTGTTTTGAAACCACACCCCAATCACAGAAGGCCATGGATGATCTGGCTCTGGCAGCAGAAGTGAATGCAGCCATCATAGAAATGGCTCCACATGCCCGCCTCTTCGCCGAAGACGGCAATGTAACCGTGACCGTTAAATCACAGCTTGAAGACACTGTTCTCACATCGCAGATAATGACTGCTGCAAAAAACATCAAAGGGGTCAAGACCGTCAAGGTGGAAATGGAACCTTTTTCGTTGTACGCAAGCTGA
- a CDS encoding sulfite exporter TauE/SafE family protein, producing MHNLSPESIQFIDLNSLTIIFLFLVGFIGGLVSGFIGSGGAFVLTPAMMSLGVPGTVAVASNMCHKFPKALVGAYKRYKYGQVDIKLGLITAASAGVGVQIGIKIQNMILEKWGQAGSNLYVSLSFVAVLCIVGAYVMRDALKSSKAGGECKICALARKLQSINIPPMIHFKAANVRISLWFTIPVGFATGMLAATIAVGGFIGVPGMIYVLGASSIVASATELVVAFAMGLGGTINWAMHGMVDIRLTLLILAGSLLGVQLGAIGTTYVKEHMIKTVMATIMLIVAVSRTLAIPAYLNALGITAFEEKVLNILNTISFLTMCLALATGAIIILASMWQGSRAAAAAPLVTESA from the coding sequence ATGCACAACTTAAGCCCTGAATCCATTCAATTCATTGATTTGAATTCTCTAACCATCATCTTCCTGTTTCTGGTGGGATTCATAGGAGGTTTGGTGAGCGGGTTTATCGGTTCGGGAGGAGCCTTTGTACTCACTCCCGCCATGATGAGCCTTGGCGTTCCAGGTACGGTGGCCGTTGCAAGCAACATGTGTCACAAGTTCCCCAAAGCTCTTGTGGGAGCCTATAAACGATACAAATACGGACAGGTAGACATCAAACTGGGACTCATCACGGCGGCTTCGGCGGGTGTGGGAGTTCAGATCGGCATTAAAATTCAAAATATGATTCTCGAAAAATGGGGACAGGCCGGCTCCAACCTGTATGTGAGTCTTTCCTTTGTCGCCGTGCTCTGCATTGTCGGAGCGTATGTCATGAGAGATGCCTTAAAGAGTTCTAAGGCCGGCGGCGAGTGCAAAATCTGTGCGTTGGCGCGAAAGCTGCAATCCATCAATATCCCTCCCATGATTCATTTTAAAGCAGCCAATGTCAGGATTTCTCTCTGGTTCACCATCCCCGTCGGTTTCGCCACCGGCATGCTCGCAGCCACCATCGCAGTAGGCGGCTTCATCGGTGTTCCGGGCATGATCTACGTATTGGGAGCATCGAGCATCGTTGCATCCGCCACGGAGCTAGTGGTTGCTTTCGCCATGGGTTTGGGCGGAACAATCAATTGGGCGATGCACGGCATGGTGGACATTCGCCTGACACTGCTCATACTGGCAGGATCTTTGCTCGGAGTCCAGCTCGGCGCCATCGGAACAACTTATGTCAAAGAGCACATGATCAAAACCGTAATGGCTACCATCATGTTGATTGTAGCGGTCAGCAGAACCCTCGCCATTCCAGCCTATCTGAATGCTCTTGGCATCACGGCATTTGAAGAAAAGGTACTCAACATTCTCAATACCATCAGCTTCCTAACCATGTGCCTTGCCCTGGCTACGGGAGCCATTATCATCCTCGCCAGCATGTGGCAGGGAAGCCGCGCGGCGGCAGCTGCACCCCTGGTTACAGAAAGCGCTTGA
- the lon gene encoding endopeptidase La: MVFFWKAENTENEEAQAGTDLDDLRKGIEKAKLPAPVALVVGKELERLEKMDSSNPDYTIGLNYMDYLLSLPWHSFTEDNLDLKRAENILESHHHGLRLIKERVLEYLSVRTLCSLADFQILVVDDEEIARTNLAYILKKEGYRVVTAGNGLEAVKKMKEHSFDLVLTDLKMEGMDGIQLLEYAKQQEPRPEIVLITGYATVSTAVDALQKGAAHYLPKPVDLDEIRATVRGIRDKKRHLQMTRSPVLCFAGPPGTGKTSVGCSIAEALEREFVRISLAGLRDEAELRGHRRTYVGAMPGRIINEIKRVGVKNPVFMLDEIDKIGQDFRGDPASVLLEILDPEQNQRFTDNYLDIPFDLSGVMFIATANAVDKLPEPLLDRMEVIYFPSYTAREKKMIAEQYLIPRQMREHALTRKKIEFSDGAVTKLIQDYTLEAGLRNLERQIATVCRKLARIYVQSEQDLPPLRVDESMLERLLGPRKFRHEIAVAGRQVGVTTGLVWTEFGGEIISVEAGIMNGSQQLILTGSLGSVLRESAQTALSYIRSHADIFSIDPDFFARSDIHVHIPSGAVSKDGPSAGITIVMALISLLTKRPARRDVALTGELTLSGRILPVSGIRDKLLAAQRAGVKVVILPLANEVDVQGLEADVTEGLEVVLADEVQSLVDVVFGKD; this comes from the coding sequence ATGGTTTTCTTTTGGAAGGCAGAAAATACTGAAAATGAAGAAGCACAGGCGGGAACGGACCTGGACGATCTTCGCAAGGGAATCGAAAAGGCAAAGCTGCCCGCACCCGTAGCGCTCGTGGTCGGCAAGGAACTGGAACGGCTCGAGAAAATGGATTCTTCAAACCCCGATTACACCATTGGGTTAAATTACATGGATTATCTCCTCTCCCTTCCCTGGCACTCGTTTACCGAAGATAATCTCGACCTCAAACGAGCGGAGAATATCCTGGAATCTCACCATCACGGGTTGCGCCTCATTAAGGAACGCGTATTGGAGTACCTTTCCGTGCGGACGCTTTGTAGCCTGGCGGATTTTCAGATTCTTGTCGTGGATGATGAAGAAATAGCGCGAACCAATTTGGCCTACATCCTCAAGAAGGAAGGATACCGCGTTGTTACCGCCGGCAATGGGCTTGAAGCGGTCAAGAAAATGAAAGAGCATTCCTTCGATCTGGTGCTGACGGATTTGAAGATGGAGGGCATGGACGGCATTCAACTTTTGGAATATGCAAAGCAGCAGGAGCCGCGGCCGGAAATTGTTCTCATCACGGGCTATGCCACCGTCAGTACAGCGGTGGATGCGCTCCAGAAGGGGGCGGCTCATTATTTGCCCAAGCCCGTCGACCTGGACGAAATTCGCGCCACCGTGCGCGGTATCCGGGACAAGAAACGGCATTTACAGATGACACGCAGCCCTGTGCTCTGTTTCGCCGGTCCGCCGGGAACGGGAAAGACTTCCGTGGGTTGCTCCATTGCCGAAGCTCTGGAAAGGGAATTCGTTCGCATTTCCCTTGCGGGTTTGAGAGATGAGGCCGAGCTGCGTGGACACAGGCGAACTTACGTTGGGGCCATGCCGGGAAGAATCATTAACGAAATCAAAAGAGTGGGAGTGAAGAACCCTGTTTTCATGCTGGATGAGATCGACAAGATCGGTCAGGATTTCAGGGGAGACCCGGCCTCCGTGCTGCTCGAGATCTTGGACCCTGAACAGAATCAACGCTTTACGGACAATTACCTGGATATTCCTTTCGATCTTTCCGGAGTGATGTTCATCGCCACGGCCAATGCTGTGGATAAACTTCCGGAACCCCTTCTTGACCGGATGGAGGTCATCTATTTCCCCAGCTATACAGCCAGGGAAAAAAAGATGATTGCCGAGCAATACCTCATTCCTCGCCAGATGCGGGAGCATGCCCTCACCCGCAAAAAAATCGAATTCTCAGATGGTGCCGTGACCAAGCTCATTCAGGACTATACGCTGGAAGCGGGATTGCGCAATCTGGAGCGGCAAATCGCAACCGTCTGCAGGAAGCTGGCCCGAATCTATGTCCAGAGCGAACAGGATTTGCCGCCTTTGCGTGTGGATGAATCCATGCTGGAAAGACTCCTGGGGCCAAGAAAATTCAGACACGAGATAGCCGTGGCGGGTCGGCAGGTGGGTGTGACCACGGGGCTTGTTTGGACCGAATTCGGCGGCGAAATCATTTCTGTTGAAGCGGGGATCATGAACGGGAGTCAGCAGCTCATCCTGACGGGGTCTCTCGGAAGTGTGCTGCGCGAATCGGCCCAAACGGCCCTGAGCTATATCCGCAGTCACGCGGATATCTTTTCCATCGATCCCGATTTTTTCGCACGAAGCGATATCCACGTTCACATCCCCTCGGGCGCTGTGAGCAAAGATGGACCATCGGCAGGAATCACCATCGTCATGGCCCTCATCTCGCTCCTCACCAAAAGACCTGCCCGGAGGGACGTGGCTCTCACGGGGGAACTGACTCTGAGCGGACGCATACTGCCCGTGAGCGGGATCCGGGACAAACTCCTTGCTGCCCAGAGGGCGGGGGTGAAGGTGGTCATACTTCCCCTGGCCAACGAGGTGGACGTACAGGGACTCGAAGCCGATGTGACGGAGGGGTTGGAAGTCGTTCTGGCCGACGAGGTTCAGAGCCTGGTGGATGTTGTGTTTGGAAAGGACTGA
- a CDS encoding sigma-54-dependent transcriptional regulator yields the protein MRGAKILVAEDEPIARENLEHILRKESYNVVSVENGAAAIKEMEKSEFDLVMTDLRMQPVDGLQVLKRAKELYPNTEVIVITGFATVGSAVEAMQKGAYYYVPKPYKIDEVRIIVRQALEKRSLRQEVSELRERVKCQRDTPLLIGSSPQMEALKKTIEQVAPADCSVLILGETGTGKELVAKTIHSQSLRADRRFLAVNCGAFSEELLANELFGHEKEAFTGARGIKKGLLEAANGGTIFLDEIGDMPLSMQVKLLRVLQEKAFIRVGGTDEIPVDIRVLAATNKDLKREVEHGNFRQDLYYRLNVITLHVPRLADRKDDILLLSLHFLRKICHAQGKHIEAISDEVMDVLLSYEFPGNVRELENIMERAVTLSNKKTIEIEHLPADLRQLALQVQRPDTGFVTLEENERQYISRVLEKVDYNKTKAAEILGIDRVSLWRKLKRHHMD from the coding sequence ATGCGGGGAGCAAAAATACTGGTTGCGGAAGACGAACCCATAGCACGTGAAAACCTGGAACACATTCTGCGCAAAGAAAGTTACAATGTCGTGTCCGTTGAAAATGGGGCAGCCGCTATCAAAGAAATGGAAAAAAGCGAGTTTGATCTTGTCATGACCGATCTGCGCATGCAACCTGTCGATGGGCTGCAAGTCCTCAAACGGGCCAAAGAGTTGTACCCGAACACGGAAGTCATCGTCATCACCGGCTTTGCCACAGTGGGATCAGCGGTCGAGGCCATGCAGAAAGGGGCTTACTACTACGTTCCCAAGCCTTATAAAATCGATGAAGTCCGCATCATTGTAAGACAGGCCCTGGAAAAACGATCCCTGCGGCAGGAAGTGAGCGAACTGCGGGAGCGGGTCAAATGCCAGAGGGACACTCCCCTGCTTATCGGCAGCAGCCCTCAGATGGAGGCCCTCAAGAAAACCATCGAGCAGGTCGCACCCGCTGACTGCAGCGTGCTCATTCTCGGTGAAACGGGAACAGGCAAGGAACTGGTGGCTAAAACCATTCACAGTCAGAGCCTTCGGGCGGACAGACGGTTTCTGGCCGTCAACTGTGGAGCGTTCAGCGAAGAACTGTTGGCAAACGAACTCTTCGGTCACGAAAAGGAAGCCTTCACAGGCGCTAGGGGAATCAAAAAGGGGCTTCTCGAAGCTGCAAACGGCGGCACCATTTTCCTAGACGAAATCGGAGACATGCCCCTCTCCATGCAGGTCAAGCTGCTGCGTGTACTCCAGGAAAAAGCTTTCATACGGGTGGGGGGTACCGATGAGATTCCCGTGGACATTCGAGTTCTCGCAGCGACCAACAAGGATTTGAAAAGGGAAGTGGAACATGGCAACTTTCGGCAGGACCTCTATTACCGCCTGAACGTCATCACGCTGCACGTTCCCCGCCTGGCTGACCGGAAAGACGACATCTTGCTTTTGTCCCTCCACTTCCTCCGCAAAATATGTCATGCACAGGGCAAGCACATCGAAGCGATTTCAGATGAAGTGATGGATGTTCTTCTTTCTTATGAATTCCCGGGCAATGTGCGCGAACTGGAAAACATTATGGAACGCGCCGTTACTCTCTCCAATAAGAAAACCATCGAAATAGAGCATCTCCCTGCGGATTTGCGGCAACTGGCCCTTCAAGTCCAACGGCCCGACACAGGATTTGTGACCCTGGAAGAAAACGAACGGCAATACATTTCTCGGGTTCTGGAGAAGGTGGACTACAACAAAACAAAGGCGGCGGAAATCCTCGGAATCGACCGGGTTTCCCTCTGGCGCAAGCTCAAGAGGCATCATATGGATTGA
- a CDS encoding sensor histidine kinase: MHWPFPLYLNIRQKVLVGLILCIFAIGSIGMMSLNNLKAIEKKQHLLQVADDLGNIILEIRRYEKNYLLYGSSEDLNETHKYLEEAQKVLARISPEEGNLKAVPLLNRLREELLTYKKFLNQMTHKGSQNEDASDSTLQEHTRESGKSLVDLSQELVILEHRRILYLLNTLKAQLLASLGILLLLGLSLVSVVANKIVRPLRVIEKTTLRIAEGDFQPIPVLQTHDETQRVVEALNRMVAELEKRQDQLVQAEKLSSLGILSSGIAHQLNNPLNNISTSCQILLEELDEGDKDFARRMLNNVEGEVHRARDIVRGLLEFSRAKEFSLAPASLSQVVERSVRLISSQVPPGIEVLTEIPEGLTLNLDFQQMQQVFLNLTMNAIQAIKNPPGRILIRAEINESDGEKEALIQVKDSGIGIPAENISHVFDPFFTTKEVGKGTGLGLSVVYGIVQKHQGTISVESREGEGTCFTIRLPLPAVNT; encoded by the coding sequence ATGCACTGGCCCTTTCCATTATACTTAAACATTCGGCAGAAGGTCCTGGTAGGCCTGATTCTCTGTATTTTTGCAATCGGTTCCATTGGAATGATGTCCCTGAACAATTTGAAGGCCATCGAGAAAAAACAGCATCTTCTTCAGGTTGCGGATGACCTTGGCAACATTATCCTCGAGATTCGGCGCTACGAGAAAAACTATCTTCTCTACGGCTCCTCAGAGGATCTGAATGAAACCCACAAATACCTCGAGGAGGCTCAAAAGGTTCTTGCCCGCATTTCACCCGAGGAAGGCAATCTCAAAGCCGTTCCTCTGCTCAATCGTCTGCGGGAAGAACTCCTGACCTACAAGAAGTTTCTGAACCAGATGACTCACAAAGGCAGCCAGAATGAAGATGCGAGCGATTCCACCCTGCAGGAGCACACGCGAGAAAGCGGCAAATCCCTTGTAGACCTTTCTCAGGAGCTCGTAATTCTGGAGCACCGGCGCATTCTCTATCTCCTCAATACGCTAAAAGCTCAGCTTCTCGCTTCCCTCGGAATATTGCTGCTTTTGGGACTGTCCCTGGTTTCCGTCGTGGCGAACAAGATCGTCCGCCCTCTGCGGGTGATCGAAAAAACAACACTCCGCATAGCGGAAGGAGACTTTCAACCCATTCCGGTTCTCCAAACGCATGATGAGACTCAAAGGGTCGTCGAGGCATTGAATCGCATGGTGGCGGAGCTGGAAAAACGCCAGGACCAGCTGGTCCAGGCAGAGAAACTTTCATCTCTCGGAATCCTCTCTTCGGGTATCGCTCATCAGCTCAACAATCCGCTCAACAATATTTCCACTTCCTGCCAGATCCTATTGGAAGAACTTGACGAAGGCGACAAAGACTTCGCACGCAGGATGCTCAACAACGTGGAAGGCGAAGTACACCGGGCGAGAGACATCGTCAGGGGGCTTCTGGAATTTTCCAGGGCAAAGGAATTCAGCCTGGCTCCCGCTTCGCTCTCGCAGGTTGTAGAACGATCCGTAAGGCTCATCTCCAGCCAAGTCCCTCCGGGCATTGAGGTTCTAACAGAGATCCCCGAGGGATTGACCCTCAATCTGGACTTCCAGCAAATGCAGCAGGTTTTCCTCAACTTGACCATGAATGCCATTCAGGCCATAAAAAATCCTCCGGGCCGGATTCTCATTCGGGCCGAAATAAATGAATCCGATGGAGAAAAGGAGGCTCTCATCCAAGTAAAAGACAGCGGGATCGGCATTCCGGCAGAAAACATCAGCCACGTCTTCGACCCGTTCTTCACGACCAAGGAAGTAGGAAAGGGCACTGGTCTGGGGCTCTCCGTCGTCTATGGCATTGTACAAAAACACCAGGGCACCATTTCCGTGGAAAGTCGGGAAGGAGAAGGCACCTGCTTCACCATTCGTCTGCCTCTCCCAGCGGTCAATACATAA